In Psychrobacter sp. JCM 18902, a single window of DNA contains:
- a CDS encoding LysR family transcriptional regulator, producing MTKADDMILFVQVVEEGSFSRVAEKLSLTNSVVSKRIARLEENLNTQLLYRTTRKLSLTDAGRALYNKAKIAKSAFQEAENAVTGYGEDMKGHIRITMPVVSANFIFSESIAEFCKQHPEVSVELQITNRLVDLIEEGFDLALRTAVLEDSSLIARRLIDSQWIICATPAYLEQHGAPQTPEQLQNHECLVYKFDNTANSTWPLYIDGKEQLISVPGRFHSNHLSAIKQAALSDLGIAFLPQVLIYEEIQKNTLTQILQCFTSKKLGLYAVYPKARQPDQKLKLLVAHLRDSLHQKQAYYY from the coding sequence GTGACCAAAGCTGACGACATGATTTTATTCGTTCAAGTTGTCGAAGAAGGGTCATTCTCTAGAGTCGCTGAAAAATTATCATTGACGAACTCGGTAGTGAGCAAGCGCATTGCGAGATTAGAAGAGAACTTAAATACACAACTGCTTTATAGAACCACTAGAAAGTTGAGCTTAACCGATGCAGGCAGGGCGCTTTATAACAAAGCTAAAATTGCTAAATCCGCCTTTCAAGAAGCTGAAAATGCTGTCACGGGTTACGGCGAAGATATGAAAGGCCATATACGTATAACCATGCCTGTGGTCTCTGCGAATTTCATATTTAGCGAATCTATTGCCGAATTCTGTAAACAACACCCTGAAGTATCAGTAGAGTTACAAATTACCAATCGATTGGTTGACTTGATAGAGGAAGGATTTGATTTGGCACTAAGGACCGCTGTGCTTGAAGATTCTTCACTCATTGCAAGGCGCCTTATAGATAGCCAGTGGATTATATGCGCGACTCCAGCCTATTTAGAGCAACATGGTGCGCCTCAAACTCCTGAACAGTTACAAAATCATGAGTGCTTGGTTTATAAGTTTGATAATACGGCTAACAGTACATGGCCGCTATATATAGACGGCAAAGAGCAATTAATATCTGTCCCTGGTCGGTTTCATAGCAATCATCTGAGTGCAATTAAACAAGCCGCGCTTAGCGATTTAGGTATCGCTTTTTTACCACAAGTGTTGATCTATGAGGAGATACAGAAAAATACACTCACGCAGATTTTACAATGTTTTACCAGCAAGAAGCTGGGGCTATATGCGGTTTATCCTAAGGCCAGACAACCGGATCAAAAGTTAAAACTGCTCGTTGCACATTTACGAGACTCATTACATCAAAAACAGGCTTACTACTACTAA